A stretch of DNA from Sander lucioperca isolate FBNREF2018 chromosome 8, SLUC_FBN_1.2, whole genome shotgun sequence:
AGCATGACACAACATTTTGCATGGAAAACAATGCGAAGACCTTAATCATACATGGTTACAAATTTGTTATAACATGACATAACTCCAATGGGCATACTTGCAAtggtatatattatatatatatatatatatatatatatatatatatatatttttttttttttttttttttttttttttgtaaaataaatcatTATAATAGTGCCTAATCTTCTCCACCGGGAAATCAAACCAAACAATCTGACATGAAAGCCACACTGTACTGAAGGTACGTGATGAACATTTCTCACTCAACACATACTACTGACAAGGAAAAATTCTAAGTggaggaaacagagagagggcaTACATAGTTCAGTTGTGGCATGCTGGATGCCCATGTCACTTAAAAAGGTGGCATCAGGGGATGAGAGCTGCACTGACACAAGAGCTCAGTCACCACTTGAAAAGAGGACCGATAAGAAGTCACAAAGAAAATTTAATGTAAATTCTACTTTGGCCTTTTTCATGCTTAAACTAGCCAATCCCTCTGTTTTCTTTGTCCCATCAAGAAATGACAGGTGCAATAAtatactgcacactatattgcaTTAAGTATGTTACTGACATTACAGTACaccttttatataaatattttattcaatatgttgtatgtgtgtatacaacaaacaaactgtatAGTGTAGACAAACTGGTtgcatatatgtatgtaaaatTAGCGGTACATACCAACAGTTCTTGATAGACATAGCCTACTACATGCAGTTCATCAATGCCATCCTCTCCCCATGCAACAGATGGGACAACGTACAAAAAAAGAGGTTAAAAACCGAAGCAATAAAGAAAGTAAGTTTGCTAAAACATTCTTGGAACACATCTGAAGATAGGCAGAACAAAGCAAACATGATCGGTATCAGGAGACGACATCACGCACGACCCGTATATGAGAGAAAATAAGGacgaaccaaaaaaaaacagtggttaCAGAGATCCAAACAGAGATAAACATTTACACACCGttcatttacaaaaataaagtcAGCCTTGGAGGAGCCAGTTATCTGGACTGCAAGGCTGGAGCAGCAGCCAGCCCAGCATGTAGAGTTTGTAAGAGTGAAGAGATGATTGGCTGTAACGAGGACAGAACATCAGCCCCAAATACAACTACAGTGGTTTCCAGCTCCTTTGTGTGTACAGTACACCATTTTTGTTATGAACAGCTTTGTACAGACAGAACTTGAATTCTAACTAATGTGCTTTAATGTGCTGTAACAAGAAATTATCATGTGTAATCCCAATAAACTCAGAAAACTATATTTACCAAATCTATTTCTTTATGTAATTGCAGTTTTAGCAGCACACAGCAGCAACAACCTACTTGATGTTCTAAACCTTATCAAAAAAAactattggaaaaaaaatcattaaagcaagacaaatgttaaaaaataaataaattgattgaTCAAATAGAGCTTTGATAAACTGCTAACCATCATaatgaaaatgcaaaaacagAACGTGCAATGGGTTACCTTCAGCTTAGCTGTGAGTGTACTGTAACCTACAACATGTCCATTCAACTCCCACACCAAACTTCAGTGCTCTTCAGCATACACAGGGTGAAGAACGATAACCATATACCTTGTTCCTTATAGAAAATACATGCATGTGATTAATTCAAGGTATTCGTACTTCTCCAAAATGACATCAGTCAAAGACCGTTGGGGGTCTGGGCATAGTTGATTCTTTCGGACAGAACAAAATGCTATCACAGTGAAAGCTTTCGATGAATTGAATCGGATTTTGATTTCTTTGTAAAGAATCAGTTCGTCTTGGGAtgaaaaaagactttggtcATTTCAGAATGAATACATCTGAGTGTGGTTTTTCGATGGATAATGCTACGTGTCCTATACATGGATGTATTGGGTGGGTGAGGCACCTTTGGCCCAGTGGGGACTGGGAACCTTTTTTTGCATGCCGGGAATCAAGGTCCAAACAGCCACGTGATAGGCCAAGATGATCAGTACTGGACTCTGCATGCTGAGCTAGGACACAAATCCTctcataataataatcataataataataacaatatctAGTCATTTAAAAAGTTATGATTTAGAATAGTCATTTTCCCTAAGTTTTatacagtgaaaatgttacAATATAAGCTATCTCTTGTACAACTGCTGCAAGAAGAGAGAACACAATATTAACCTTGCCCATGCTTTAGTTTGCTGAACCAAATAGGGATGCAGCCAGTATAAATGTCACCTACTGGTTTTCAGCCATGTTGTTTTCTGGCTTTAAGAAGACGCTGCCATAAGATGGCTGCCAGTGCTGCAGTTATAGACCATCTGGGTCAAAGCCACAAGCCTTGCCTCATAGTCCAAAGAAGTCGGTGAGTGAGGGACAGAGGCCTACAAGGCCTAGAGATATTCCTAGAGCCCACGCTCTGAAATAAGATTAAAGAAAAATAGACTTCTGGTTTTCTTTTTACCAGAGAAGGCGGACTGAACCGCTGGTGGGACTTAGATAGTGATATGTATACACCATTCCTTACAGCGCtctcccacccacacacacatctgtttataaatgtgtgtgtgtgtgtgtgtgtgtgtgtgtttgtgtgtgttgggagcTCTTCGCATTGATTGCAGTGGAGGTAATTAGCACTTAATCAACTATGACTGCAGCCTCCAGTGTGTTTTTATCAGCTGTAAAAGCAACATCTCTGCTTTTTCCCCACAAACTTTGTGTcttgtaagtgtgtgtgcatgttgtagATGGAAATTTGAATAAGTCGTTTCATATATATGTCTGTTTTTATGCCAcatctgtgtgaatgtgtttctaAGAAAATCACACAACTCccttgaaaaatgtttttatcttttgtaGGTTACTTGACAAAGAGAAAAGTGTGTGACTGgagatagaaagagagggagaggggaacATACTCGTAAAAAATAGAGGACAACAGTCCAAATATTTAATCTATCTATACAGTCTCTATCCCAGAACATAGCTGGTGAACTGTGGTATAGAAAATAGATCTGAAGGTACACAGACTCTGCTGCAACAGGGCATTATAGAGAGGGGGGAGGGTTTCTTGAATGAACTGTCAGCAAGCAAAGTACCACGAGTGTGGTTGTGAAACGCGTTATTCACATAAATTCTCACAGTTTCAGAGGAATCTAAAGGCATTCCATGATCAGAGGTCCTCTTCCCTCCTGTGCTGGAAATTCTCAGCCGCCTCAGAATCCATGCGCCCATGTTGAGACAGCTGGAGAAAGGGAGGGTGAGgcggagaaagagaaagaaggagcaagaggagagaggaagggaggttCGCCTGGATATGATCCACAGAAGAAAGAGGGTTTGGAGTCTAGTCAGGAAAAGCCCTGCGTCCGTCACGTGCCCcccctctccacacacacacacacacacacacacacacacacacacacacacacacacacacacacatacacacacacacacacactcactgggCACTGGTCAGGTGTGGCTATGTGGTGGGCTTGTCAGGCTTGCTTACAGGTTTACCTCCGTTCATCACTGCCGGCTCACTTGTGCTTTTACTGGGAGGTACTGCTGCCTTGGGCACTGTCTCTCCAACATCATGCAACGATGGCTCTCTGTACATGGCAACTGGAAAATCAGATGATAAGGAGAGAAAGCAGAGAGACAAGAGAAAAGCTGTTAGCAAGAACATCTTTTCTGCACTTTCGACTTCAACTATTGAAGGAGCATCTATCGCTTAacaatacttgtgcacttttccaaAGGTTGttatacagacagacattcctCAAAACCTTCAAAGAAGACAACCTGCAGTTTATAGATGGAAAAAAAAGACGATATTATTTGCCTATGGGCTTAATTCTACCATCCTGACCTGCTCCTGTCTCCATCAGGGCTGATGCTGAATCTAAGCACTTGCTTTtcaacaaaacagcaaaaagtGTCTTATTATCCTCCACTTTACAGCCACTAGACTACAGCTGTCCTGACAGGACACTTCAACTTGATTCCATGTTTAAATGATGGGAAGCAATCAGGCTGGTAGCTGACGAGAGTGATGGTGGCATCTGCTGGACTATCAACATTTCATACTGCACTTACAGAGCTATCCTGCCTCCTACACTGTATGCTTACAGTTGCAGAAAAGCGAGTCAgcatataaatacaaaaatatgtcaaACCATACCATTACTAAAGATATGATCATGCCTTATAGCATTGGGCATCTGTCTTGTTATTTAACAAGGGTAGTCATGCTCAATACATCCAGATTTATTTATGTCTCCACCTAAAGTTATGTTTCCTGCTGCAAAAAGACACCACTGGTTACAGTAACACGGTCTTTTGCAACTTTGACAGCTAAAAAGCTCTTTCAGGCACTCCGACCCTTTAAATGATAAAGCTGGTGATATTTAGAATTATTCTTAATGTCAACAAATCTCAGGAAAAGACTAAAGCCAATTACAATGTTATTTCATCTCTCAATTCTTTCCAACTCAGCCCCAAGTTCATCTTTCCTAATgatgaaaatatttaaaaacagaTCATGAAAGTATACTTTGATTGATTGAAGTAAATCTGTAATTCCCTAAAAAAGTTGGGCACTGTAGTTATAGCAAACAATAttcaaacaggaggaaataatGCATTTGTCAGGGACTATTTTCACTtgcggattaatacacatttagtGCTGTAGTCTAGTGAGCATTTAAAGCAGCAGTAtagtgtatgtgggattgattAACTATAGTGCCCTATTCATCAGAATGAAGGTCAGTCGTTTATTGGAATtgctaataaaaaaagaaaaatatagaaaatcaCCACACCTATCCTGAAAATatactttttaatatatattttttcatttgaaataaaaccaaaaacgAGCTCTAGCTATTAACACCACATCAGACATATAtataactaaccctaaccccgctgtttttaaatgttatctgAAGTCACTCGCTAGAGTATTATAGTACGTACCTTCTAATGGCTTGGGCAGGAAGTGAGCagctggttttgtttttttcactcgGTTCCCCTTCATGGCTTGACCGTCTTTATTTAGCCCTAGGAACCAAGCTCTCCCCGACTCCTGTTGTCTGTACAACATAGACGAGTAGATCACATAGTAGTTCTCAAACACCGACTCTTTGAACTTGCACTCCGCTGTGAATAGTTCCTGCGGAGACAGACACAAGCACCAGACGGATTAGAAGAACTGGCCcttttaaaccaaaaacaataCATAGAAGATTTAATTTGAATAGAACATGTAGAAGACATTCCAGTGGACTCAAATTAATGATTCATGGTTCATATTATGTAAGAATGAAACAGATGTCAGATTCATAATTCATATTTGAACTTTTATGGAGGTCACCAGGACAAATGCCTAATTTATTTCACGCTCACAATGTGTAGAATAATGTTACTGTATGGCAGACACAGAAACTGCCTCGCCAGGTGAAATGGACTTCATGCTTCCACCTGTCGTGAAAAGGATTAGCGCCGCAGAGTCTATCTCGCTATAATCATGTCTCAAGCCGAGTCTAATGACCTGCTCGGATGAAATGCAACTCTCATTCCCTCCTTGGCCTTAACCTTGACATCAGATGTGAGAACACTCATTTAGTCAATTAGCTCATGTTCCCGGCAGAAAGTATATATTGTTAGGCA
This window harbors:
- the fgf14 gene encoding fibroblast growth factor 14 isoform X3, whose amino-acid sequence is MEVTSIAKILERHLCKALKAEGEHDPQLKGIVTRLYCRQGYYLQMNPDGSLDGTKDDSSNSSLFNLIPVGLRVVAIQSVKTGLYIAMNGEGHLYTSELFTAECKFKESVFENYYVIYSSMLYRQQESGRAWFLGLNKDGQAMKGNRVKKTKPAAHFLPKPLEVAMYREPSLHDVGETVPKAAVPPSKSTSEPAVMNGGKPVSKPDKPTT